A section of the Neofelis nebulosa isolate mNeoNeb1 chromosome 12, mNeoNeb1.pri, whole genome shotgun sequence genome encodes:
- the ANKS6 gene encoding ankyrin repeat and SAM domain-containing protein 6 isoform X1 — MGEGGLPPAFQLLLRACDQGDTETARRLLEPGAAEPAERGAEPEAGAEPAGAEAAGPGAAAAAAAGAPVPVDCSDEAGNTALQFAAAGGHEPLVRFLLRRGASVNSRNHYGWSALMQAARFGHVSVAHLLLDHGADINAQNRLGASVLTVASRGGHLGVVKLLLEAGAFVDHHSSSGEQSGDSTDELLDITALMAAIQHGHEAVVRLLMEWGADPNHVARTVGWSPLMLSALTGRLGMAQQLVEKGANPDYLSVLEKTAFEVALDCKHRDLADYLDPLTTVRPKTDEEKRRPDIFHALKMGNFQLVKEIADEDPNYVNLVNGDGATPLMLAAVTGQLPLVQLLVERRADIDKQDSVHGWTALMQATYHGNKEVVKYLLNQGADVTLRAKNGYTAFDLVMLLSDPDTELVRLLASVCMQVNKDKGRPSHPPPLPHSKVRQPWSVPVLPDDKGGLKSWWNRMSNRFRKLKLMQTLPRRLSSNQPLPFCDEPDSALDSTMRAAPQDKTSRLGLHDVAPTVKDNGPGSMRGDKEDVLLTTMLRNGAPFPRLPSDKLKAVIPPFLPPSSFELWSSDRSRTCHGGKAEPMKTVLPQRAGRGAPVGMGGGSTDAAPVRPVKFPSLSRSPASPANSGNFNHSPHSSGGSSGVGGSSRHGGELHNRSGGSIDSVLSQIAAQRKKAAGLSEQKASHRSSPVGPAPGSGSSELPVSPAGSGGPGGKQKLETSKRPLSGTSTTSKSTSPTLTPSPSPKGHAAESSVSSSPHRQSKSSGGSSSGTITDEDELTGILKKLSLEKYQPIFEEQEVDMEAFLTLTDGDLKELGIKTDGSRQQILAAISELNAGKGRERQILQETIHNFHSSFESSASNTRAPGNNPCT, encoded by the exons ATGGGCGAGGGCGGGCTGCCCCCGGCCTTCCAGCTGCTGCTGCGCGCCTGCGACCAGGGCGACACGGAGACGGCGCGGCGGCTGCTGGAGCCGGGGGCGGCGGAGCCGGCGGAGCGCGGCGCGGAGCCCGAAGCGGGCGCAGAGCCGGCGGGGGCCGAGGCGGCCGggcccggggcggcggcggcggcggcggccggagcGCCGGTGCCTGTGGACTGCTCAGACGAGGCGGGCAACACGGCGCTGCAGTTCGCCGCGGCCGGGGGCCACGAGCCGCTGGTGCGCTTCTTGTTGCGCCGCGGCGCCTCGGTCAACAGCCGCAACCACTACGGCTGGAGCGCGCTCATGCAGGCAGCCAG ATTTGGGCACGTGAGCGTGGCACACCTCCTTTTGGATCATGGAGCTGATATCAATGCCCAGAACCGTCTAGGGGCCAGCGTGCTCACTGTGGCCTCTCGGGGTGGCCACCTGGGTGTGGTGAAGCTGCTTCTGGAAGCTGGTGCCTTTGTGGACCATCACAGCTCCTCAGGCGAGCAGTCAGGGGACAGCACGGATGAGCTGTTGGACATCACAGCCCTGATGGCTGCCATCCAGCATGGGCATGAGGCTGTGGTGCGTCTGCTGATGGAGTGGGGCGCGGACCCCAACCACGTGGCCCGAACCGTGGGCTGGAGCCCACTGATGCTGTCAGCACTCACTGGGAGGCTCGGCATGGCTCAGCAGCTGGTGGAGAAGGGGGCCAACCCTGACTACCTCAGCGTGTTAGAGAAGACCGCCTTCGAGGTTGCACTTGACTGCAAGCACAGGGACCTTGCAGACTACTTGGACCCACTGACCACTGTCAGGCCCAAGACAG ATGAGGAGAAAAGGCGGCCTGATATTTTCCACGCGTTGAAAATGG GAAACTTCCAGCTGGTCAAAGAGATCGCAGACGAAGACCCTAACTATGTGAACCTGGTCAATGGGGATGGGGCAACCCCGCTGATGCTGGCGGCCGTCACGGGGCAGCTGCCTCTGGTGCAGCTTCTGGTGGAGAGGCGCGCTGACATCGACAAGCAAGACAGCGTGCATGGCTGGACAGCCCTCATGCAGGCCACCTACCATGG GAATAAGGAAGTTGTCAAATACCTGCTAAACCAAGGAGCTGATGTCACTCTTCGTGCAAAAAACGGGTACACGGCCTTTGACCTAGTGATGCTGCTGAGTGATCCTG ACACGGAACTTGTTCGACTGCTGGCATCTGTCTGCATGCAGGTGAATAAAGACAAAGGCCGGCCCAGCCACCCACCACCTCTGCCCCACTCGAAGGTCCGACAGCCTTGGAGTGTCCCAGTGCTGCCCGATGACAAAGGCGGGCTCAAG TCCTGGTGGAACCGAATGTCCAATCGGTTCCGGAAGCTCAAACTGATGCAGACCCTGCCCCGCAGGCTCTCCAGCAACCAGCCATTGCCTTTCTGTGATGAACCAGACTCAGCGCTGGACTCCACAATGAGGGCGGCCCCCCAGGACAAGACAAGCCGCTTGGGGCTTCATGATGTAGCCCCCACAGTGAAAGATAATG GTCCCGGGAGCAtgagaggagacaaagaagatgtgttatTGACAACCATG CTTCGAAATGGAGCCCCCTTCCCCAGACTCCCGAGTGACAAGCTGAAGGCAGTCATCCCCCCTTTCTTACCCCCTTCCAGTTTTGAGCTGTGGAGCTCGGACCGGTCCCGGACATGTCACGGTGGGAAGGCAGAACCCATGAAGACTGTGCTGCCCCAGAGAGCTGGCCGGGGTGCCCCCGTGGGCATGGGCGGTGGGAGCACAGATGCT GCTCCTGTCAGGCCGGTTaaatttccatctctctccagAAGCCCCGCCTCTCCTGCCAATTCCGGAAACTTCAACCACTCACCTCATTCCTCAGGCGGCTCCAGTGGGGTCGGGGGCTCCAGCAGACATGGTGGGGAGCTGCATAACCGCTCAG GTGGCAGCATAGACAGTGTCCTGTCACAAATTGCTGCCCAGAGGAAAAAGGCAGCCGGATTATCTGAGCAGAAGGCCAGCCACCGGTCAAGTCCTGTTGGGCCAGCGCCAGGGTCCGGCTCATCTGAGCTCCCAGTCTCTCCTGCAGGCAGCGGCGGTCCCGGTGGCAAG CAGAAACTGGAGACGAGCAAACGGCCTTTGTCTGGAACTTCCACTACCTCCAAAAGTACCTCCCCCACACTCACGCCCTCCCCTTCGCCCAAAGGGCACGCGGCTGAGTCCTCTGTGTCCTCCTCGCCCCATCGGCAGTCCAAGAGCAGTGGGGGCTCCAGCAGCGGCACCATCACAGATGAAG ATGAACTGACTGGAATCCTTAAGAAATTATCACTTGAGAAGTATCAGCCCATTTTTGAGGAGCAAGAG
- the ANKS6 gene encoding ankyrin repeat and SAM domain-containing protein 6 isoform X3, whose product MGEGGLPPAFQLLLRACDQGDTETARRLLEPGAAEPAERGAEPEAGAEPAGAEAAGPGAAAAAAAGAPVPVDCSDEAGNTALQFAAAGGHEPLVRFLLRRGASVNSRNHYGWSALMQAARFGHVSVAHLLLDHGADINAQNRLGASVLTVASRGGHLGVVKLLLEAGAFVDHHSSSGEQSGDSTDELLDITALMAAIQHGHEAVVRLLMEWGADPNHVARTVGWSPLMLSALTGRLGMAQQLVEKGANPDYLSVLEKTAFEVALDCKHRDLADYLDPLTTVRPKTDEEKRRPDIFHALKMGNFQLVKEIADEDPNYVNLVNGDGATPLMLAAVTGQLPLVQLLVERRADIDKQDSVHGWTALMQATYHGNKEVVKYLLNQGADVTLRAKNGYTAFDLVMLLSDPDTELVRLLASVCMQVNKDKGRPSHPPPLPHSKVRQPWSVPVLPDDKGGLKSWWNRMSNRFRKLKLMQTLPRRLSSNQPLPFCDEPDSALDSTMRAAPQDKTSRLGLHDVAPTVKDNGPGSMRGDKEDVLLTTMLRNGAPFPRLPSDKLKAVIPPFLPPSSFELWSSDRSRTCHGGKAEPMKTVLPQRAGRGAPVGMGGGSTDAAPVRPVKFPSLSRSPASPANSGNFNHSPHSSGGSSGVGGSSRHGGELHNRSGGSIDSVLSQIAAQRKKAAGLSEQKASHRSSPVGPAPGSGSSELPVSPAGSGGPGGKQKLETSKRPLSGTSTTSKSTSPTLTPSPSPKGHAAESSVSSSPHRQSKSSGGSSSGTITDEDELTGILKKLSLEKYQPIFEEQEVDMEAFLTLTDGDLKELGIKTDGSRQQILAAISELNAGKTFTEHPVCACPCLCFGSRDENTLIPAFKEPTVF is encoded by the exons ATGGGCGAGGGCGGGCTGCCCCCGGCCTTCCAGCTGCTGCTGCGCGCCTGCGACCAGGGCGACACGGAGACGGCGCGGCGGCTGCTGGAGCCGGGGGCGGCGGAGCCGGCGGAGCGCGGCGCGGAGCCCGAAGCGGGCGCAGAGCCGGCGGGGGCCGAGGCGGCCGggcccggggcggcggcggcggcggcggccggagcGCCGGTGCCTGTGGACTGCTCAGACGAGGCGGGCAACACGGCGCTGCAGTTCGCCGCGGCCGGGGGCCACGAGCCGCTGGTGCGCTTCTTGTTGCGCCGCGGCGCCTCGGTCAACAGCCGCAACCACTACGGCTGGAGCGCGCTCATGCAGGCAGCCAG ATTTGGGCACGTGAGCGTGGCACACCTCCTTTTGGATCATGGAGCTGATATCAATGCCCAGAACCGTCTAGGGGCCAGCGTGCTCACTGTGGCCTCTCGGGGTGGCCACCTGGGTGTGGTGAAGCTGCTTCTGGAAGCTGGTGCCTTTGTGGACCATCACAGCTCCTCAGGCGAGCAGTCAGGGGACAGCACGGATGAGCTGTTGGACATCACAGCCCTGATGGCTGCCATCCAGCATGGGCATGAGGCTGTGGTGCGTCTGCTGATGGAGTGGGGCGCGGACCCCAACCACGTGGCCCGAACCGTGGGCTGGAGCCCACTGATGCTGTCAGCACTCACTGGGAGGCTCGGCATGGCTCAGCAGCTGGTGGAGAAGGGGGCCAACCCTGACTACCTCAGCGTGTTAGAGAAGACCGCCTTCGAGGTTGCACTTGACTGCAAGCACAGGGACCTTGCAGACTACTTGGACCCACTGACCACTGTCAGGCCCAAGACAG ATGAGGAGAAAAGGCGGCCTGATATTTTCCACGCGTTGAAAATGG GAAACTTCCAGCTGGTCAAAGAGATCGCAGACGAAGACCCTAACTATGTGAACCTGGTCAATGGGGATGGGGCAACCCCGCTGATGCTGGCGGCCGTCACGGGGCAGCTGCCTCTGGTGCAGCTTCTGGTGGAGAGGCGCGCTGACATCGACAAGCAAGACAGCGTGCATGGCTGGACAGCCCTCATGCAGGCCACCTACCATGG GAATAAGGAAGTTGTCAAATACCTGCTAAACCAAGGAGCTGATGTCACTCTTCGTGCAAAAAACGGGTACACGGCCTTTGACCTAGTGATGCTGCTGAGTGATCCTG ACACGGAACTTGTTCGACTGCTGGCATCTGTCTGCATGCAGGTGAATAAAGACAAAGGCCGGCCCAGCCACCCACCACCTCTGCCCCACTCGAAGGTCCGACAGCCTTGGAGTGTCCCAGTGCTGCCCGATGACAAAGGCGGGCTCAAG TCCTGGTGGAACCGAATGTCCAATCGGTTCCGGAAGCTCAAACTGATGCAGACCCTGCCCCGCAGGCTCTCCAGCAACCAGCCATTGCCTTTCTGTGATGAACCAGACTCAGCGCTGGACTCCACAATGAGGGCGGCCCCCCAGGACAAGACAAGCCGCTTGGGGCTTCATGATGTAGCCCCCACAGTGAAAGATAATG GTCCCGGGAGCAtgagaggagacaaagaagatgtgttatTGACAACCATG CTTCGAAATGGAGCCCCCTTCCCCAGACTCCCGAGTGACAAGCTGAAGGCAGTCATCCCCCCTTTCTTACCCCCTTCCAGTTTTGAGCTGTGGAGCTCGGACCGGTCCCGGACATGTCACGGTGGGAAGGCAGAACCCATGAAGACTGTGCTGCCCCAGAGAGCTGGCCGGGGTGCCCCCGTGGGCATGGGCGGTGGGAGCACAGATGCT GCTCCTGTCAGGCCGGTTaaatttccatctctctccagAAGCCCCGCCTCTCCTGCCAATTCCGGAAACTTCAACCACTCACCTCATTCCTCAGGCGGCTCCAGTGGGGTCGGGGGCTCCAGCAGACATGGTGGGGAGCTGCATAACCGCTCAG GTGGCAGCATAGACAGTGTCCTGTCACAAATTGCTGCCCAGAGGAAAAAGGCAGCCGGATTATCTGAGCAGAAGGCCAGCCACCGGTCAAGTCCTGTTGGGCCAGCGCCAGGGTCCGGCTCATCTGAGCTCCCAGTCTCTCCTGCAGGCAGCGGCGGTCCCGGTGGCAAG CAGAAACTGGAGACGAGCAAACGGCCTTTGTCTGGAACTTCCACTACCTCCAAAAGTACCTCCCCCACACTCACGCCCTCCCCTTCGCCCAAAGGGCACGCGGCTGAGTCCTCTGTGTCCTCCTCGCCCCATCGGCAGTCCAAGAGCAGTGGGGGCTCCAGCAGCGGCACCATCACAGATGAAG ATGAACTGACTGGAATCCTTAAGAAATTATCACTTGAGAAGTATCAGCCCATTTTTGAGGAGCAAGAG
- the ANKS6 gene encoding ankyrin repeat and SAM domain-containing protein 6 isoform X4: MGEGGLPPAFQLLLRACDQGDTETARRLLEPGAAEPAERGAEPEAGAEPAGAEAAGPGAAAAAAAGAPVPVDCSDEAGNTALQFAAAGGHEPLVRFLLRRGASVNSRNHYGWSALMQAARFGHVSVAHLLLDHGADINAQNRLGASVLTVASRGGHLGVVKLLLEAGAFVDHHSSSGEQSGDSTDELLDITALMAAIQHGHEAVVRLLMEWGADPNHVARTVGWSPLMLSALTGRLGMAQQLVEKGANPDYLSVLEKTAFEVALDCKHRDLADYLDPLTTVRPKTDEEKRRPDIFHALKMGNFQLVKEIADEDPNYVNLVNGDGATPLMLAAVTGQLPLVQLLVERRADIDKQDSVHGWTALMQATYHGNKEVVKYLLNQGADVTLRAKNGYTAFDLVMLLSDPDTELVRLLASVCMQVNKDKGRPSHPPPLPHSKVRQPWSVPVLPDDKGGLKSWWNRMSNRFRKLKLMQTLPRRLSSNQPLPFCDEPDSALDSTMRAAPQDKTSRLGLHDVAPTVKDNGPGSMRGDKEDVLLTTMLRNGAPFPRLPSDKLKAVIPPFLPPSSFELWSSDRSRTCHGGKAEPMKTVLPQRAGRGAPVGMGGGSTDAAPVRPVKFPSLSRSPASPANSGNFNHSPHSSGGSSGVGGSSRHGGELHNRSGGSIDSVLSQIAAQRKKAAGLSEQKASHRSSPVGPAPGSGSSELPVSPAGSGGPGGKETQSY, encoded by the exons ATGGGCGAGGGCGGGCTGCCCCCGGCCTTCCAGCTGCTGCTGCGCGCCTGCGACCAGGGCGACACGGAGACGGCGCGGCGGCTGCTGGAGCCGGGGGCGGCGGAGCCGGCGGAGCGCGGCGCGGAGCCCGAAGCGGGCGCAGAGCCGGCGGGGGCCGAGGCGGCCGggcccggggcggcggcggcggcggcggccggagcGCCGGTGCCTGTGGACTGCTCAGACGAGGCGGGCAACACGGCGCTGCAGTTCGCCGCGGCCGGGGGCCACGAGCCGCTGGTGCGCTTCTTGTTGCGCCGCGGCGCCTCGGTCAACAGCCGCAACCACTACGGCTGGAGCGCGCTCATGCAGGCAGCCAG ATTTGGGCACGTGAGCGTGGCACACCTCCTTTTGGATCATGGAGCTGATATCAATGCCCAGAACCGTCTAGGGGCCAGCGTGCTCACTGTGGCCTCTCGGGGTGGCCACCTGGGTGTGGTGAAGCTGCTTCTGGAAGCTGGTGCCTTTGTGGACCATCACAGCTCCTCAGGCGAGCAGTCAGGGGACAGCACGGATGAGCTGTTGGACATCACAGCCCTGATGGCTGCCATCCAGCATGGGCATGAGGCTGTGGTGCGTCTGCTGATGGAGTGGGGCGCGGACCCCAACCACGTGGCCCGAACCGTGGGCTGGAGCCCACTGATGCTGTCAGCACTCACTGGGAGGCTCGGCATGGCTCAGCAGCTGGTGGAGAAGGGGGCCAACCCTGACTACCTCAGCGTGTTAGAGAAGACCGCCTTCGAGGTTGCACTTGACTGCAAGCACAGGGACCTTGCAGACTACTTGGACCCACTGACCACTGTCAGGCCCAAGACAG ATGAGGAGAAAAGGCGGCCTGATATTTTCCACGCGTTGAAAATGG GAAACTTCCAGCTGGTCAAAGAGATCGCAGACGAAGACCCTAACTATGTGAACCTGGTCAATGGGGATGGGGCAACCCCGCTGATGCTGGCGGCCGTCACGGGGCAGCTGCCTCTGGTGCAGCTTCTGGTGGAGAGGCGCGCTGACATCGACAAGCAAGACAGCGTGCATGGCTGGACAGCCCTCATGCAGGCCACCTACCATGG GAATAAGGAAGTTGTCAAATACCTGCTAAACCAAGGAGCTGATGTCACTCTTCGTGCAAAAAACGGGTACACGGCCTTTGACCTAGTGATGCTGCTGAGTGATCCTG ACACGGAACTTGTTCGACTGCTGGCATCTGTCTGCATGCAGGTGAATAAAGACAAAGGCCGGCCCAGCCACCCACCACCTCTGCCCCACTCGAAGGTCCGACAGCCTTGGAGTGTCCCAGTGCTGCCCGATGACAAAGGCGGGCTCAAG TCCTGGTGGAACCGAATGTCCAATCGGTTCCGGAAGCTCAAACTGATGCAGACCCTGCCCCGCAGGCTCTCCAGCAACCAGCCATTGCCTTTCTGTGATGAACCAGACTCAGCGCTGGACTCCACAATGAGGGCGGCCCCCCAGGACAAGACAAGCCGCTTGGGGCTTCATGATGTAGCCCCCACAGTGAAAGATAATG GTCCCGGGAGCAtgagaggagacaaagaagatgtgttatTGACAACCATG CTTCGAAATGGAGCCCCCTTCCCCAGACTCCCGAGTGACAAGCTGAAGGCAGTCATCCCCCCTTTCTTACCCCCTTCCAGTTTTGAGCTGTGGAGCTCGGACCGGTCCCGGACATGTCACGGTGGGAAGGCAGAACCCATGAAGACTGTGCTGCCCCAGAGAGCTGGCCGGGGTGCCCCCGTGGGCATGGGCGGTGGGAGCACAGATGCT GCTCCTGTCAGGCCGGTTaaatttccatctctctccagAAGCCCCGCCTCTCCTGCCAATTCCGGAAACTTCAACCACTCACCTCATTCCTCAGGCGGCTCCAGTGGGGTCGGGGGCTCCAGCAGACATGGTGGGGAGCTGCATAACCGCTCAG GTGGCAGCATAGACAGTGTCCTGTCACAAATTGCTGCCCAGAGGAAAAAGGCAGCCGGATTATCTGAGCAGAAGGCCAGCCACCGGTCAAGTCCTGTTGGGCCAGCGCCAGGGTCCGGCTCATCTGAGCTCCCAGTCTCTCCTGCAGGCAGCGGCGGTCCCGGTGGCAAG GAAACTCAGAGCTACTAA
- the ANKS6 gene encoding ankyrin repeat and SAM domain-containing protein 6 isoform X2, whose translation MGEGGLPPAFQLLLRACDQGDTETARRLLEPGAAEPAERGAEPEAGAEPAGAEAAGPGAAAAAAAGAPVPVDCSDEAGNTALQFAAAGGHEPLVRFLLRRGASVNSRNHYGWSALMQAARFGHVSVAHLLLDHGADINAQNRLGASVLTVASRGGHLGVVKLLLEAGAFVDHHSSSGEQSGDSTDELLDITALMAAIQHGHEAVVRLLMEWGADPNHVARTVGWSPLMLSALTGRLGMAQQLVEKGANPDYLSVLEKTAFEVALDCKHRDLADYLDPLTTVRPKTDEEKRRPDIFHALKMGNFQLVKEIADEDPNYVNLVNGDGATPLMLAAVTGQLPLVQLLVERRADIDKQDSVHGWTALMQATYHGNKEVVKYLLNQGADVTLRAKNGYTAFDLVMLLSDPDTELVRLLASVCMQVNKDKGRPSHPPPLPHSKVRQPWSVPVLPDDKGGLKSWWNRMSNRFRKLKLMQTLPRRLSSNQPLPFCDEPDSALDSTMRAAPQDKTSRLGLHDVAPTVKDNGPGSMRGDKEDVLLTTMLRNGAPFPRLPSDKLKAVIPPFLPPSSFELWSSDRSRTCHGGKAEPMKTVLPQRAGRGAPVGMGGGSTDAAPVRPVKFPSLSRSPASPANSGNFNHSPHSSGGSSGVGGSSRHGGELHNRSGGSIDSVLSQIAAQRKKAAGLSEQKASHRSSPVGPAPGSGSSELPVSPAGSGGPGGKKLETSKRPLSGTSTTSKSTSPTLTPSPSPKGHAAESSVSSSPHRQSKSSGGSSSGTITDEDELTGILKKLSLEKYQPIFEEQEVDMEAFLTLTDGDLKELGIKTDGSRQQILAAISELNAGKGRERQILQETIHNFHSSFESSASNTRAPGNNPCT comes from the exons ATGGGCGAGGGCGGGCTGCCCCCGGCCTTCCAGCTGCTGCTGCGCGCCTGCGACCAGGGCGACACGGAGACGGCGCGGCGGCTGCTGGAGCCGGGGGCGGCGGAGCCGGCGGAGCGCGGCGCGGAGCCCGAAGCGGGCGCAGAGCCGGCGGGGGCCGAGGCGGCCGggcccggggcggcggcggcggcggcggccggagcGCCGGTGCCTGTGGACTGCTCAGACGAGGCGGGCAACACGGCGCTGCAGTTCGCCGCGGCCGGGGGCCACGAGCCGCTGGTGCGCTTCTTGTTGCGCCGCGGCGCCTCGGTCAACAGCCGCAACCACTACGGCTGGAGCGCGCTCATGCAGGCAGCCAG ATTTGGGCACGTGAGCGTGGCACACCTCCTTTTGGATCATGGAGCTGATATCAATGCCCAGAACCGTCTAGGGGCCAGCGTGCTCACTGTGGCCTCTCGGGGTGGCCACCTGGGTGTGGTGAAGCTGCTTCTGGAAGCTGGTGCCTTTGTGGACCATCACAGCTCCTCAGGCGAGCAGTCAGGGGACAGCACGGATGAGCTGTTGGACATCACAGCCCTGATGGCTGCCATCCAGCATGGGCATGAGGCTGTGGTGCGTCTGCTGATGGAGTGGGGCGCGGACCCCAACCACGTGGCCCGAACCGTGGGCTGGAGCCCACTGATGCTGTCAGCACTCACTGGGAGGCTCGGCATGGCTCAGCAGCTGGTGGAGAAGGGGGCCAACCCTGACTACCTCAGCGTGTTAGAGAAGACCGCCTTCGAGGTTGCACTTGACTGCAAGCACAGGGACCTTGCAGACTACTTGGACCCACTGACCACTGTCAGGCCCAAGACAG ATGAGGAGAAAAGGCGGCCTGATATTTTCCACGCGTTGAAAATGG GAAACTTCCAGCTGGTCAAAGAGATCGCAGACGAAGACCCTAACTATGTGAACCTGGTCAATGGGGATGGGGCAACCCCGCTGATGCTGGCGGCCGTCACGGGGCAGCTGCCTCTGGTGCAGCTTCTGGTGGAGAGGCGCGCTGACATCGACAAGCAAGACAGCGTGCATGGCTGGACAGCCCTCATGCAGGCCACCTACCATGG GAATAAGGAAGTTGTCAAATACCTGCTAAACCAAGGAGCTGATGTCACTCTTCGTGCAAAAAACGGGTACACGGCCTTTGACCTAGTGATGCTGCTGAGTGATCCTG ACACGGAACTTGTTCGACTGCTGGCATCTGTCTGCATGCAGGTGAATAAAGACAAAGGCCGGCCCAGCCACCCACCACCTCTGCCCCACTCGAAGGTCCGACAGCCTTGGAGTGTCCCAGTGCTGCCCGATGACAAAGGCGGGCTCAAG TCCTGGTGGAACCGAATGTCCAATCGGTTCCGGAAGCTCAAACTGATGCAGACCCTGCCCCGCAGGCTCTCCAGCAACCAGCCATTGCCTTTCTGTGATGAACCAGACTCAGCGCTGGACTCCACAATGAGGGCGGCCCCCCAGGACAAGACAAGCCGCTTGGGGCTTCATGATGTAGCCCCCACAGTGAAAGATAATG GTCCCGGGAGCAtgagaggagacaaagaagatgtgttatTGACAACCATG CTTCGAAATGGAGCCCCCTTCCCCAGACTCCCGAGTGACAAGCTGAAGGCAGTCATCCCCCCTTTCTTACCCCCTTCCAGTTTTGAGCTGTGGAGCTCGGACCGGTCCCGGACATGTCACGGTGGGAAGGCAGAACCCATGAAGACTGTGCTGCCCCAGAGAGCTGGCCGGGGTGCCCCCGTGGGCATGGGCGGTGGGAGCACAGATGCT GCTCCTGTCAGGCCGGTTaaatttccatctctctccagAAGCCCCGCCTCTCCTGCCAATTCCGGAAACTTCAACCACTCACCTCATTCCTCAGGCGGCTCCAGTGGGGTCGGGGGCTCCAGCAGACATGGTGGGGAGCTGCATAACCGCTCAG GTGGCAGCATAGACAGTGTCCTGTCACAAATTGCTGCCCAGAGGAAAAAGGCAGCCGGATTATCTGAGCAGAAGGCCAGCCACCGGTCAAGTCCTGTTGGGCCAGCGCCAGGGTCCGGCTCATCTGAGCTCCCAGTCTCTCCTGCAGGCAGCGGCGGTCCCGGTGGCAAG AAACTGGAGACGAGCAAACGGCCTTTGTCTGGAACTTCCACTACCTCCAAAAGTACCTCCCCCACACTCACGCCCTCCCCTTCGCCCAAAGGGCACGCGGCTGAGTCCTCTGTGTCCTCCTCGCCCCATCGGCAGTCCAAGAGCAGTGGGGGCTCCAGCAGCGGCACCATCACAGATGAAG ATGAACTGACTGGAATCCTTAAGAAATTATCACTTGAGAAGTATCAGCCCATTTTTGAGGAGCAAGAG